GCGAATAGTGGCGGATGAGGGCCTGGGTGGGGCTCACGAGTAGGGGCGGGGCCTGAGCGGCCTCTGTCACTGAGGTGGGGCCCTTGGAgagcggaggggaggggggctgggcgGCAGATGAGACTGACTCACTTGAGGATGGACAAGGAGACATTCTGCTTCCAGGGGCTGTCCTTGCGCATTCCGATGCCGAAGCCAGAGCGGAAGAACAGCTCGCCGGTAGTCACGAGGTCGCACTTCTGTGAGGCCTCAAACTCCAGCACCGCCGAGTCCCAGATGAAGGCATGCAGTTTGCTGCAGGCAAGGACAGAGGTTACGGGAGCCCCCGCACCGCCGGGCTGCCCTCGACCGCACGTTCGCCCTTCTTCCACCTGCCAGCCTGAAAACCTCACGTCTGTCCCAGTCCCGCGGTTCCCGTCCAGCCAGGACACTCGCACTTGTTTTTTAAGGGTGGACGCTCCCCCGTGTCCAGCCCGGCCCTCACTTGTCTCGCACGGCCTGGATGGCCTCGGCCGCACTCTCGTAATTATGCTTCTCCATGTGCCGGTACATGGTGCTCAGCTCCACCTGCCGCCGGAAGTAGATGTCCACCGAACTCTGTTTCACCGTCGCGTAGATGAACTTGTCCGAGGGGTTCCTCAGCTGCGGGGTCAGAGGCGGGCTCGCGGCTACTCTCCAGCCCCAGCAGAGGCGGACCCCGCTGGCCTCGCGACCCCGCCCCCAGCAGAGCCACGCCTCACCCGCGGGTCGTTGATGCCTGTGATGCGCTCCTCGGGCCGGTCCAGAACCAGGAAGGCAGCCAGGTTGGCAGTGTAGGAGGCCACGATGATCATGGCGAAGCCGGCCCACACCATGCCCAGGATGCGTGCGGAGAAACTTCGGGGGGCGCCTGTGGGCAGAGAACGGTCAGCTGCGGGCCTGCGGGCGACGCGGGGACCGGACGGGGCGGTGCAGGGCAGGGCCTGGAATAGCCTCACCTTCTCCGATGCCAGAGTTTAGCAGGACGCCCCAGGAGAACCACATGGCGGAAGACAGGGTCAGCgcgtcctcttcctcttcttcgcTGTTCACCTTGAACCGGCCGAAGGGGCTGCAGGGCGCAGAGGGAGGGCGGGAGAGGACGGGAGAGGCAGCCTCGCCCGCCCCTCGCCGGCTCCGCCCGCCCCGCAGGTGGAGGTGAACGGCTCCCGGGCCGCGCTCACCTGAAGCGGTCCAGCAGGTACAGCATCACGGCCACCACGTGCACCGACAGCCCCACCAGAAGCCACAGCGTGCTCTGGAAGGGCTGCATGAAGGAGTCCAGGGTGCTCCGGGGGATCTCCTGCCGGTGGGCAGGCCGTCAGCGTCGCTTGGGCCCTCCCAGGACTCCACCCCTCGCCCCGGGCCCCTGCCCACCTTCTTGACCAGAATGGTCAGGCCCTGGTACTTGAAAGGCTTGGAAAATTCGATGTACTGTGCGCGTTCGTTGTTGATGGTCAGCGGGGCCACGATCATGTCCGCCTGCCCGCTGAGCAGCTCACCCATCATCCCGTTCCACTCCTTCTTATTGCTGTTGTTCACCTGTGGGGCGACGCAGCCGGTGGGGACGCGTACACCGGTGGCCCCACTCCACAAACAGGTTGCCGCCCTGGCGCACCGCTGGGGGGTCGCCTGCCCGTAGCCTAGCTTAGCCTGCAGGCCCCAACCACTCAGACCCACCCAGCCTACAGACCCCGCCCACTCAGACCCACGCACTCTGCAGGCCCCGCCCAGAGACCCCACCCAGCCTGCAGGCCCCGCCCACTCAGACCCCACCTAGTCTGCAGGCCCCAACCACTCAGACCCCACCCAGTCTGCAGGCCCCGCCCACTCAGACCCACCCACTCTGCAGACCCCGCCCACTTAGACCCCACCTAGTCTGCAGGCCCCAACCACTCAGACCCCACCTAGTCTGCAGGCCCCGCCCACTCAGACCCCACCCAGCCTGCAGGCCCCAACCACTCAGACCCCACCCAGTCTGCAGGCCCCAACCACTCAGACCCCACCCAGCCCGCAGGCCCCGCCCATGCAGACCCGCCCAGTCTCCAGGTCCCGCCCACTCAGACCCACCCACTATACAGGCCCTGCCCACTCAGACACCGCTTGCCTGCAGGCCCCGCCCACTCAGACCCCACCCAGCCTGCAGGCTCCGCCCGCTCAGACCCCACCCAGCCTGCAGGCCCCGCCCACTCAGACCCACCCACTCTGCAGGCCCCGCCCACGCAGACCCCACCCAGCCTGCAGGCCTCGCCCACCCACGGTCGGACCCACAGCAAGACCCTCCCACTCGTTCTGCGCTGGCTCCCAGCAATCCCGGCGTACCCGCTCTTGAGTGCCGAACTTGCCATCGGCCACCAGGTGCACCTCATAGGTGAAGTTCATGGTCCGCGCCAGCTTGATGAGCAGGTCGATGCAGAAGCCGTAGCAGCACTGAGGCACCGTGTGGCGTGCTGGGGGAGGAGGTTCGATGACTGAGGGGCTCCCCGCTGAGtcagtcggggggggggggcccccCATACCGGCACTCGCGTCCAGGCTTCCATGGGCCTCAGCCCTGCACTCACGGCTTCCCGGCGAGGTGTCGTTGGGCCCGGTGCAGATCACTTTCTTGACGGGGTCCCCGTTGACTGTGATTTCCTCCTTGCACGTGCCATCGCTCAGCGTGGGCTTGACATACACGAAGGGCTCCTGGTGGATCGTCACGATCTTGGGGATGGAGACAGAGACCTAGCCTGGACCACCCGCCCTCACCAgcgggtgagggggtgggggagggcactgtCCTCTTCTCAGCGCCCAGACTCCCGGGACCTGCCACACCACCTCAGCATTCAGAAGACACATGGCTTCCTGAAACACTGTGCCCTTGTCCTTTAGCCACTGTGCCCAAACTCTTAGCCACTTGTCCTTTGGCTCTTTGGCTTGCGCATCACTCCCTCCATCAAAGAAGCCTGCTGGAACGTCCAACCTGTCCTGAGCACCTTCTCTGCCGTCTCGGGGATGAGGAACAACTTGTCCCAGCGCAGAGTGTGCCTCATGAGGACAGGGGCATGTCCCCTGACGTCCCCTCGGAGCCTGCACGGGACCCAAGGCCCACAGCCACCCTTGTTGAATACTCAGCATTTTCAGCAATGAGTCCTTGTCTGGTCATCcactcttcctccctctgtcccctgcggatctcccctgtcctctctcccttgCCTGCCTCTTCAATCTAGGGGCCCCTTGGGGTTGGAGCTGgggccctctctcctccctgtccttCAGGGGCTTGTaggctgggggcagaggggcCTGAACCAGGCGCAGCACGTTGAAGGTGGTCCAAGGGGGTGTGTGATACTGAGCTGAGCCTGCAGTGAGCAGGGATCTGAGAGGCGCCCTCTGCTGCCAGCACAGAGGAGGGTGGGCCTGCGAGGGTGCACAGGCCTAAGCCTCCGCGGTGGGGGcagcattttatctttttttccgtGGGGGTTGCGAGCCCTTGAAGGAACTTAGTGACTTTTTAaactttcattgtttttctcttagacaagctatatatattatgtatacatatagatagatagatagatagataatatatatatgaatgtttgTGCTCTTTAAAAGTCAGTGTGAAAAAAAGTAGAAAGCTGGCAGCTTGGATGGGACCATCTGGCCACTGGTGTTTCAGGGTTACTTTCAGGCTCTTCAACATGCAGTGTCTGAACCTTAGGGAAAGCCCACTTTGCTTATCAGAGGCCGTGGGGGTGGGCCCAGAATGCAGACAGGGCTGAGAGGTGTTTGAGGACCTAGGACACTTGAAGAAGGTTGGTTGATGAGCTCAAGATACTCGTCTGGCGTTGGTGTGGGTCAGCATGGGGAAGGACTATCAGGAGAGTGTCTTTGGAGGAGAGAAGGGGCCCAGGAATGAGCCCAAAGGAGCTCAGGCCAAGGAAGAGAAGCAGTGAGGGATGGTCCTACAGTAGGCAGCGCAGGGAGCTCCTAAGGGTCTGGGGAGGGAGTCTAGGAGGGAAGTGCCCACCCCAGGGAGTGCTGCAGGGAGGCCAGGGCCGTAAGAGCAGTATGGCCCAGTCATGGCCTCCTGCCACGAAGCTGGAGTGGGGGATGGCTAGGACCACCTGGAGGAGTGATCAGGAGTGCCACAGTGGCCTCTCTAGGACCAGAATTCAGCACAGAGCGCTGAGGCTGAAGTCCACAGGATGACCACCCATCGATCTGGCCTTTTGTCCTCCACCAGCTTGTCCCCTGGGGAGTCTTGTCCTTAACAGCTTCCTCGGATTTAAATGGGGTTGGGTCCCCTGGGCACTGGAGAGAGCCATGGGTGGGGGCCGACAACCTCCTCTCCCCGCTCCACCTGCTCTCTGAGCCTCCTCTGTGGTGCGAGGTGGGGGTACAGGCAGCCAGGGGCCAGTCTTGTCCCCACTTCCTTCAGGTACTTTCATTGACCTCGCTGTGCCCTCCTCTGGGTCTGAGGAGTTGGAAGGCGTGTCCAGGGTGTGGGTGCCGGGGCAGTGCAGCGGGCCCCACCTTCAGCCTGGTGGACATCTGGTACCCTCgaggtttctctgtctctccgccCGGCCAGATGATCTTCCGGTCGTTGGGGATGACCTGGGGGTGGGAGTATGAGATGGAGGGTGGCCACGCAGGGGTCTTGGCCCCAGGACTCTAaggccccagcccccaccccctcgTGACCCCCACCTACGTGGGTGCCGTTGTAGATGCCCACTTGCACCAGCTTGCGGTTCTGCAGGTTCATGATGCTGTAGTTGGCGAATTTACGGTCCCCGTCCTCGTTGAACTCCACACGGCCAGTCACCCCGTCCGCATACTTGGAAGACATCAGCACTCTGGGGGAGGCAGCGTGGGTTCAGCTTCTCAGGGCCACTCCCTCGGTGGCCTCCTGAGCAGCCCGAGCCTTACTTTCCGCCTGTCCCCATCCCGGTCAGACCCTGGAGCTGTGAGCCTGGCGGGCGGGTGGCGTGCTGGTCTGACCTGCCTCCACCAGGTGGACAGCCCAGGTATAGCCGCCGAACAGCTCTGTGCACCAGGCCTTGTGTTGGGGGTTCTCTGTGGTTTGGGACGTTCAATCCTCATAGCAGCCATCCTCACTTTACAGACAAGGAGGTAGAGGCCCAGAAAGGACACAGTGCCTGTTTGCCAGTGAGCGGTTGAGGTCCTGTCTTTCCGCACGCGCACACCTGCCTGTGTGCACGGTAGCCTGCCCTTCGGGACACACCTGTGTACCCCACGTGATCCTTGTGTGGTATGCAGGTACttgtggcatgtgtgtgtgtgcctcgTGCTTCTCTGGGCCTGTGTGCCTATGTCTGTGCCTGTGTGCACCTATGCGCCTCCATCTGCAGTTGTGTGTGTGCTCCTGCTGTGGGCGTGGCGGACTGCGTTGGCTACTCAATCTGGGGGGTGAGATCTAGTGATGAGCTGGCCCTGCCCACTCTGGTGCACAGGGTTCAGGGCACTGTGAGCTCACTCCTGCCCCCCTGTGGTTATGCACTTAGGTCTGGGGCCGACCCTGGCTCTCTACAGGCTCGGGTGCCAGCCCTGCATCCATTGTCTGAACTCCTGGGTCCCTGGAAGTGCCCGGTCCCCACCTCTAGCGGCAGCCTCCTGCCAAGGGCTGTCAGACACCCTAGGGAGTGGGGTAGGTTTTCAGGGTTGGCAGTGTTCAAAGCTAGGGGCAATTTAAAAGCTGTGGAGGCAGCGACCTTCAAGGTGTTGGTGCGAGTGGCACACGGGACAGATGACTATTACAGTGGAGCAGGTGGTGgaagggaggaatggagagaggagggCGCTGGGGTAGGTGACTGCATCTGGAGCCTGTGGGCAGCGGCTGAGCTGGACCAGACGAAGGCCCGATACCTCCACCTCCTAACAGCCCGGTCCACCTCCGGTAGAGCGGCCCCGCCCACCTCTTAAAGAGCGGCCCGGTTTTCCAGATGTTGGTGTTGCCCACGCAGCCCCGCGGCGGGTCGGTGATGTTTTCCTTCTCCAGGAGCTCGTGCACCGCCTGAGCCACCACGCCCACCGCGTCGCTGATGTGGGCCGACTCGTTCTTGCCGTTGATGAGCTGCAGCCCGATGATGCCTGGGGCAGAGCGCGCGCGCTTAGAGCCGGTGGgggaacccccaccccaccccacccccaccccccgccgggCCCAGCACTCACCGTCAGGGGCGTAGCGCAGGGCGTTCCCCGAGATCTCGCGCTCCCCCACCAGCCACACGTACCCCGAGCCGGTCATGTTCAGCATCGCCGCTGCGCGGTACACGGTGGCAGCGTCGTCCTCGCTGTAGGGCAGAGGGGGGTGACGGGCCAGGATTCCAGCCCTCCGGGAGCCAAGGCCGGCTTCCAAGTCCCCAGCCCCTCACCGGGAGCGGGGTGCCTGGGAACACCACAGGGTGAAGTggccagcccctgcccccagcccacgTGAGCCAGGGGACCCCACAGAGGTGACATGGGTTGGGGTCCAAACCCCCAGAGCTTCTCTGGCTCTCTTGCTGCGCCCTCAACCGTGCCCTTGTCGTGCCATCAGGGACAAGGTGGCCTGAGACGCCCTTGGCATGAGATGCCCTATGGCACTGCATATAgactatcttatttaattctcacaggacCCCTACGAGGCTGCCATTAGTGCTATCCCTGTGTCAGGAGGGGAGACTGAGGCACTCAAGGCACATTAGCGGTGATAAGCAGCAGAATCAGGTCTGTGCCTGGACAGTTCACCCCCACACACCTACCCTTGTGCCCTCCTGAACAAGCCCCAGAACCTCTGGTTCTCTGTGTCCACATCTGAAATGGGGGGCTGGGGGCCCTCCAGGTTGGTCAGATGCTGGGGGGACCCAGCACCTGGGAACTGCCCTGAGAATTGTAACAGAAGCCACAGGAAAGACAGGAGGGGTGCTGCTCATCCTTCTGGGGTCTGCAGAAGCAGCTTGCTCTGCCCAGCACGCAGGCTGGGACCTCTGGCAGGACAGAAGACTGACCTTGCCCGGCAGACACACATGCTCTTAAGATCTTGTAGTGTCATCCTCATGGATGAGGCCCTGTGGACCCAATCCCCtaggcaagggtccccaaactttttacacaaggggccagttcactgtccctcagaccgttggagggccgccacatacagtgctctcctctcactgaccaccaatgaaagaggtgacccttccggaagtgcggtggggggctggataaatggcctcagggggccgcatgcggcccgcgggccgtagtttggggatgcctgccctaGGGCTTAGGTCTCCCTGGTCTGGAAAAGGACTTTGGACCTTGGTGAGCTGTAGAGCTATGGGGAATCCTCCCCAActcccaccttcccttccctgctGGGCTGGACCTGGCCCCAGATAGAGCTGGACCATGGCAGGCACCTTGCTTCTCCGGTGCATGCGCAGTGGGGTGGAAAGGGGTTGAAGAGATTAGCTGCCTGGTGAGTTATTGTCACAAAGACTCTGACCCTGGAAACCAAAGTGGCCCTAGGTTGTCTAAGGGGTCTGACCCGAATTTTCCCAAGAATTAACCAACGAAGATATAAAAACCTTCAGCATTTGCTCAAAATGACAGGGCTAGTGTTGGAGGTAAGCAACATCAAGTAAGGGTGCTCCGGGCAGCCCCACACTGGTGGCCTAAACAGGAGTGTT
The DNA window shown above is from Saccopteryx bilineata isolate mSacBil1 chromosome 2, mSacBil1_pri_phased_curated, whole genome shotgun sequence and carries:
- the GRIN1 gene encoding glutamate receptor ionotropic, NMDA 1 isoform X8 — its product is MSTMRLLTLALLFSCSFARAACDPKIVNIGAVLSTRKHEQVFREAVNQANKRHGSWKIQLNATSVTHKPNAIQMALSVCEDLISSQVYAILVSHPPTPNDHFTPTPVSYTAGFYRIPVLGLTTRMSIYSDKSIHLSFLRTVPPYSHQSSVWFEMMRVYSWNHIILLVSDDHEGRAAQKRLETLLEERESKSKKRNYENLDQLSYDNKRGPKAEKVLQFDPGTKNVTALLMEARELEARVIILSASEDDAATVYRAAAMLNMTGSGYVWLVGEREISGNALRYAPDGIIGLQLINGKNESAHISDAVGVVAQAVHELLEKENITDPPRGCVGNTNIWKTGPLFKRVLMSSKYADGVTGRVEFNEDGDRKFANYSIMNLQNRKLVQVGIYNGTHVIPNDRKIIWPGGETEKPRGYQMSTRLKIVTIHQEPFVYVKPTLSDGTCKEEITVNGDPVKKVICTGPNDTSPGSPRHTVPQCCYGFCIDLLIKLARTMNFTYEVHLVADGKFGTQERVNNSNKKEWNGMMGELLSGQADMIVAPLTINNERAQYIEFSKPFKYQGLTILVKKEIPRSTLDSFMQPFQSTLWLLVGLSVHVVAVMLYLLDRFSPFGRFKVNSEEEEEDALTLSSAMWFSWGVLLNSGIGEGAPRSFSARILGMVWAGFAMIIVASYTANLAAFLVLDRPEERITGINDPRLRNPSDKFIYATVKQSSVDIYFRRQVELSTMYRHMEKHNYESAAEAIQAVRDNKLHAFIWDSAVLEFEASQKCDLVTTGELFFRSGFGIGMRKDSPWKQNVSLSILKSHENGFMEDLDKTWVRYQECDSRSNAPATLTFENMAGVFMLVAGGIVAGIFLIFIEIAYKRHKDARRKQMQLAFAAVNVWRKNLQSTGGGRGALQNQKDTVLPRRAIEREEGQLQMCARHRES
- the GRIN1 gene encoding glutamate receptor ionotropic, NMDA 1 isoform X6: MSTMRLLTLALLFSCSFARAACDPKIVNIGAVLSTRKHEQVFREAVNQANKRHGSWKIQLNATSVTHKPNAIQMALSVCEDLISSQVYAILVSHPPTPNDHFTPTPVSYTAGFYRIPVLGLTTRMSIYSDKSIHLSFLRTVPPYSHQSSVWFEMMRVYSWNHIILLVSDDHEGRAAQKRLETLLEERESKAEKVLQFDPGTKNVTALLMEARELEARVIILSASEDDAATVYRAAAMLNMTGSGYVWLVGEREISGNALRYAPDGIIGLQLINGKNESAHISDAVGVVAQAVHELLEKENITDPPRGCVGNTNIWKTGPLFKRVLMSSKYADGVTGRVEFNEDGDRKFANYSIMNLQNRKLVQVGIYNGTHVIPNDRKIIWPGGETEKPRGYQMSTRLKIVTIHQEPFVYVKPTLSDGTCKEEITVNGDPVKKVICTGPNDTSPGSPRHTVPQCCYGFCIDLLIKLARTMNFTYEVHLVADGKFGTQERVNNSNKKEWNGMMGELLSGQADMIVAPLTINNERAQYIEFSKPFKYQGLTILVKKEIPRSTLDSFMQPFQSTLWLLVGLSVHVVAVMLYLLDRFSPFGRFKVNSEEEEEDALTLSSAMWFSWGVLLNSGIGEGAPRSFSARILGMVWAGFAMIIVASYTANLAAFLVLDRPEERITGINDPRLRNPSDKFIYATVKQSSVDIYFRRQVELSTMYRHMEKHNYESAAEAIQAVRDNKLHAFIWDSAVLEFEASQKCDLVTTGELFFRSGFGIGMRKDSPWKQNVSLSILKSHENGFMEDLDKTWVRYQECDSRSNAPATLTFENMAGVFMLVAGGIVAGIFLIFIEIAYKRHKDARRKQMQLAFAAVNVWRKNLQDRKSGRAEPDPKKKATFRAITSTLASSFKRRRSSKDTSTGGGRGALQNQKDTVLPRRAIEREEGQLQMCARHRES
- the GRIN1 gene encoding glutamate receptor ionotropic, NMDA 1 isoform X9 — protein: MSTMRLLTLALLFSCSFARAACDPKIVNIGAVLSTRKHEQVFREAVNQANKRHGSWKIQLNATSVTHKPNAIQMALSVCEDLISSQVYAILVSHPPTPNDHFTPTPVSYTAGFYRIPVLGLTTRMSIYSDKSIHLSFLRTVPPYSHQSSVWFEMMRVYSWNHIILLVSDDHEGRAAQKRLETLLEERESKSKKRNYENLDQLSYDNKRGPKAEKVLQFDPGTKNVTALLMEARELEARVIILSASEDDAATVYRAAAMLNMTGSGYVWLVGEREISGNALRYAPDGIIGLQLINGKNESAHISDAVGVVAQAVHELLEKENITDPPRGCVGNTNIWKTGPLFKRVLMSSKYADGVTGRVEFNEDGDRKFANYSIMNLQNRKLVQVGIYNGTHVIPNDRKIIWPGGETEKPRGYQMSTRLKIVTIHQEPFVYVKPTLSDGTCKEEITVNGDPVKKVICTGPNDTSPGSPRHTVPQCCYGFCIDLLIKLARTMNFTYEVHLVADGKFGTQERVNNSNKKEWNGMMGELLSGQADMIVAPLTINNERAQYIEFSKPFKYQGLTILVKKEIPRSTLDSFMQPFQSTLWLLVGLSVHVVAVMLYLLDRFSPFGRFKVNSEEEEEDALTLSSAMWFSWGVLLNSGIGEGAPRSFSARILGMVWAGFAMIIVASYTANLAAFLVLDRPEERITGINDPRLRNPSDKFIYATVKQSSVDIYFRRQVELSTMYRHMEKHNYESAAEAIQAVRDNKLHAFIWDSAVLEFEASQKCDLVTTGELFFRSGFGIGMRKDSPWKQNVSLSILKSHENGFMEDLDKTWVRYQECDSRSNAPATLTFENMAGVFMLVAGGIVAGIFLIFIEIAYKRHKDARRKQMQLAFAAVNVWRKNLQQYHPTDITGPLNLSDPSVSTVV
- the GRIN1 gene encoding glutamate receptor ionotropic, NMDA 1 isoform X11, translated to MSTMRLLTLALLFSCSFARAACDPKIVNIGAVLSTRKHEQVFREAVNQANKRHGSWKIQLNATSVTHKPNAIQMALSVCEDLISSQVYAILVSHPPTPNDHFTPTPVSYTAGFYRIPVLGLTTRMSIYSDKSIHLSFLRTVPPYSHQSSVWFEMMRVYSWNHIILLVSDDHEGRAAQKRLETLLEERESKAEKVLQFDPGTKNVTALLMEARELEARVIILSASEDDAATVYRAAAMLNMTGSGYVWLVGEREISGNALRYAPDGIIGLQLINGKNESAHISDAVGVVAQAVHELLEKENITDPPRGCVGNTNIWKTGPLFKRVLMSSKYADGVTGRVEFNEDGDRKFANYSIMNLQNRKLVQVGIYNGTHVIPNDRKIIWPGGETEKPRGYQMSTRLKIVTIHQEPFVYVKPTLSDGTCKEEITVNGDPVKKVICTGPNDTSPGSPRHTVPQCCYGFCIDLLIKLARTMNFTYEVHLVADGKFGTQERVNNSNKKEWNGMMGELLSGQADMIVAPLTINNERAQYIEFSKPFKYQGLTILVKKEIPRSTLDSFMQPFQSTLWLLVGLSVHVVAVMLYLLDRFSPFGRFKVNSEEEEEDALTLSSAMWFSWGVLLNSGIGEGAPRSFSARILGMVWAGFAMIIVASYTANLAAFLVLDRPEERITGINDPRLRNPSDKFIYATVKQSSVDIYFRRQVELSTMYRHMEKHNYESAAEAIQAVRDNKLHAFIWDSAVLEFEASQKCDLVTTGELFFRSGFGIGMRKDSPWKQNVSLSILKSHENGFMEDLDKTWVRYQECDSRSNAPATLTFENMAGVFMLVAGGIVAGIFLIFIEIAYKRHKDARRKQMQLAFAAVNVWRKNLQQYHPTDITGPLNLSDPSVSTVV
- the GRIN1 gene encoding glutamate receptor ionotropic, NMDA 1 isoform X4, translating into MSTMRLLTLALLFSCSFARAACDPKIVNIGAVLSTRKHEQVFREAVNQANKRHGSWKIQLNATSVTHKPNAIQMALSVCEDLISSQVYAILVSHPPTPNDHFTPTPVSYTAGFYRIPVLGLTTRMSIYSDKSIHLSFLRTVPPYSHQSSVWFEMMRVYSWNHIILLVSDDHEGRAAQKRLETLLEERESKSKKRNYENLDQLSYDNKRGPKAEKVLQFDPGTKNVTALLMEARELEARVIILSASEDDAATVYRAAAMLNMTGSGYVWLVGEREISGNALRYAPDGIIGLQLINGKNESAHISDAVGVVAQAVHELLEKENITDPPRGCVGNTNIWKTGPLFKRVLMSSKYADGVTGRVEFNEDGDRKFANYSIMNLQNRKLVQVGIYNGTHVIPNDRKIIWPGGETEKPRGYQMSTRLKIVTIHQEPFVYVKPTLSDGTCKEEITVNGDPVKKVICTGPNDTSPGSPRHTVPQCCYGFCIDLLIKLARTMNFTYEVHLVADGKFGTQERVNNSNKKEWNGMMGELLSGQADMIVAPLTINNERAQYIEFSKPFKYQGLTILVKKEIPRSTLDSFMQPFQSTLWLLVGLSVHVVAVMLYLLDRFSPFGRFKVNSEEEEEDALTLSSAMWFSWGVLLNSGIGEGAPRSFSARILGMVWAGFAMIIVASYTANLAAFLVLDRPEERITGINDPRLRNPSDKFIYATVKQSSVDIYFRRQVELSTMYRHMEKHNYESAAEAIQAVRDNKLHAFIWDSAVLEFEASQKCDLVTTGELFFRSGFGIGMRKDSPWKQNVSLSILKSHENGFMEDLDKTWVRYQECDSRSNAPATLTFENMAGVFMLVAGGIVAGIFLIFIEIAYKRHKDARRKQMQLAFAAVNVWRKNLQDRKSGRAEPDPKKKATFRAITSTLASSFKRRRSSKDTSTGGGRGALQNQKDTVLPRRAIEREEGQLQMCARHRES
- the GRIN1 gene encoding glutamate receptor ionotropic, NMDA 1 isoform X10, with product MSTMRLLTLALLFSCSFARAACDPKIVNIGAVLSTRKHEQVFREAVNQANKRHGSWKIQLNATSVTHKPNAIQMALSVCEDLISSQVYAILVSHPPTPNDHFTPTPVSYTAGFYRIPVLGLTTRMSIYSDKSIHLSFLRTVPPYSHQSSVWFEMMRVYSWNHIILLVSDDHEGRAAQKRLETLLEERESKAEKVLQFDPGTKNVTALLMEARELEARVIILSASEDDAATVYRAAAMLNMTGSGYVWLVGEREISGNALRYAPDGIIGLQLINGKNESAHISDAVGVVAQAVHELLEKENITDPPRGCVGNTNIWKTGPLFKRVLMSSKYADGVTGRVEFNEDGDRKFANYSIMNLQNRKLVQVGIYNGTHVIPNDRKIIWPGGETEKPRGYQMSTRLKIVTIHQEPFVYVKPTLSDGTCKEEITVNGDPVKKVICTGPNDTSPGSPRHTVPQCCYGFCIDLLIKLARTMNFTYEVHLVADGKFGTQERVNNSNKKEWNGMMGELLSGQADMIVAPLTINNERAQYIEFSKPFKYQGLTILVKKEIPRSTLDSFMQPFQSTLWLLVGLSVHVVAVMLYLLDRFSPFGRFKVNSEEEEEDALTLSSAMWFSWGVLLNSGIGEGAPRSFSARILGMVWAGFAMIIVASYTANLAAFLVLDRPEERITGINDPRLRNPSDKFIYATVKQSSVDIYFRRQVELSTMYRHMEKHNYESAAEAIQAVRDNKLHAFIWDSAVLEFEASQKCDLVTTGELFFRSGFGIGMRKDSPWKQNVSLSILKSHENGFMEDLDKTWVRYQECDSRSNAPATLTFENMAGVFMLVAGGIVAGIFLIFIEIAYKRHKDARRKQMQLAFAAVNVWRKNLQSTGGGRGALQNQKDTVLPRRAIEREEGQLQMCARHRES
- the GRIN1 gene encoding glutamate receptor ionotropic, NMDA 1 isoform X5 — protein: MSTMRLLTLALLFSCSFARAACDPKIVNIGAVLSTRKHEQVFREAVNQANKRHGSWKIQLNATSVTHKPNAIQMALSVCEDLISSQVYAILVSHPPTPNDHFTPTPVSYTAGFYRIPVLGLTTRMSIYSDKSIHLSFLRTVPPYSHQSSVWFEMMRVYSWNHIILLVSDDHEGRAAQKRLETLLEERESKSKKRNYENLDQLSYDNKRGPKAEKVLQFDPGTKNVTALLMEARELEARVIILSASEDDAATVYRAAAMLNMTGSGYVWLVGEREISGNALRYAPDGIIGLQLINGKNESAHISDAVGVVAQAVHELLEKENITDPPRGCVGNTNIWKTGPLFKRVLMSSKYADGVTGRVEFNEDGDRKFANYSIMNLQNRKLVQVGIYNGTHVIPNDRKIIWPGGETEKPRGYQMSTRLKIVTIHQEPFVYVKPTLSDGTCKEEITVNGDPVKKVICTGPNDTSPGSPRHTVPQCCYGFCIDLLIKLARTMNFTYEVHLVADGKFGTQERVNNSNKKEWNGMMGELLSGQADMIVAPLTINNERAQYIEFSKPFKYQGLTILVKKEIPRSTLDSFMQPFQSTLWLLVGLSVHVVAVMLYLLDRFSPFGRFKVNSEEEEEDALTLSSAMWFSWGVLLNSGIGEGAPRSFSARILGMVWAGFAMIIVASYTANLAAFLVLDRPEERITGINDPRLRNPSDKFIYATVKQSSVDIYFRRQVELSTMYRHMEKHNYESAAEAIQAVRDNKLHAFIWDSAVLEFEASQKCDLVTTGELFFRSGFGIGMRKDSPWKQNVSLSILKSHENGFMEDLDKTWVRYQECDSRSNAPATLTFENMAGVFMLVAGGIVAGIFLIFIEIAYKRHKDARRKQMQLAFAAVNVWRKNLQDRKSGRAEPDPKKKATFRAITSTLASSFKRRRSSKDTQYHPTDITGPLNLSDPSVSTVV